The Synechococcus sp. RS9909 genomic interval CGAGCACGCCGGAGAGATCGGCGCCCCAGATCAGCGACTGCTGGAAGCAGCAGCCTTCAATGTTGGTGCCGGCCAAGCAGGCGTGGCCGAAACGGGCCTCCTTGAAACAGCCGCCGTGAAGATCACATCCGGCCAGATCGAGATCGACGCCATCAATCTCACCGAGGCGCAGACCAGGAAATCGGGTCTGCCCGGAGTTCAGTTGATCCCGCAGCTCCTCGACCGTGGTAGGCAGGGCGCTGAAACCAGCCATCAAACGATGGCGCTGAGGGCATCGAGCTGTTGACGCCGGGAGGCGAGCAACAGCTTCTCGGCCTGGGCCACGAAGCGGAACACCGAGCGATCGATCACGTCGTAGAACACCAGCGATCCTTCCGGGCGACGCTCCACCACGCCGGCGATCGTGAGCAGTTTGAGGTGCTTGGAAACCAGGGCCTGGCTCAGACCGGTTTTCTCCACCACGGCGGTGACATTGATCGGCCCATCGCGCAGGGCTTCCAAGACCGCCAGACGGTTGGGTTCGGAAAAGACCTTGAAATAATCGGCGAGATGCTCCATCGGGCCGCGTCACAAGCTTCAGACGCAATCATCATGGCACGGATCCGTTGATCGCCGATTCCGTGTCATCACGCTTTCGTTATGGCATAGTCCTCGAAGCGACATGCCCTGCGCTCTCGACGCCATGACAGCCACCACCAGCGGAGCACCGGCGGCTCCCCATCTTCGTGAAGACCTGCTCACACCTCGCTTCTACACCACGGAGATCGCCAAGGCCGCCCGCACGGATCTCGAGGAGCAGCGCTCCTCCTTCGAGGCGATGCTCAGTGAAATGGAGGCCGACTACAACCGCGATCACTTCGATCGGCGTGCCCCGCTGGATCGCCTGCGCGACCTCAATCCCGAGCAGAAGACGGCGTATGAAAGCTATCTGGTGCGCTCCTGCGTGTCTGAATTCTCCGGCTTTCTCCTGTTCAAGGAGCTCTCCCGCCAGCTGCGCGACGCCAAGCGCCCGGAGCTCAGCCGTCTGTTCAACCTGATGGCCCGCGATGAGGCTCGCCACGCCGGCTTCCTGAACCGGGCCCTGGTGGCGGAAGGGATCGAAATCGACCTGCCCTCCCTCAGTGGCAAGCGACCGATCACCTGGTTCCCGCTCAACTGGGTGCTCTATTCGGTGTATCTCTCCGAGAAGATCGGCTACTGGCGCTACATCCTGATCGACCGACATCTCAAGGCCCATACGGAGAACGCCTTCGCGCCACTGTTTGATTTCTTCGAGCCCTGGTGTCAGGACGAAAACCGCCATGGCGACATTTTCAACATGCTGATCCGTTGTTGGCCTGGCCTCAACAGCGGCCTGCGCGGCTCCCTGCTCAGCCGCTTCTTTCTCTGGAGCGTGTTCCTGACCCACAGCCTCACGGTGTGTGAGCGCGGTGACTTCTACCGTCTGCTCGGCATGGATCCCGACCGCTTCGATGCGGAGGTGATGCGCCAAACCAATCGCACGGCCCGGCGCGCCTTCCCCCGGGTGTTTGATCTGGAGAACTCCCAGTTCCTGGCCCTGCGCGATCAACTGGTCGACACCTTCCGGCGCCTGAACAACAGCAAGCGGGATCAGCCAGGACTGGCCGGTGCCTGGACTCGCCTCGGCCTCAGGCTGCGCTTTGGTCAGTTGTTGCTGCGCCAGTTTCTGCAGCCGATGCAGGCCAGCAACGAGGTGGCGGCATGACGCCCACCGATCAATGTCCCCGCGTCTTCATCGGTTTTGATCCGCGCGAAGACGTGGCGGTGAATGTGCTCACCGATTCGATGCAGCGCCACGCCAGCGTGCCGGTGCAGATCGCCCAGATCCGCCTCTCCCAGCTGCGCTCGGTGTACACCCGGCCGCACAATCCACTGCAGAGCACGGAGTTCTCCTTCAGTCGCTTTCTGGTGCCCTGGCTCTGCGGCTACGAGGGTTGGGCTCTCTTCATCGATGCCGACATGCTCTGCCTCGGTGATCTGGCAGAACTCTGGGCCCTGCGCGACGACCGCTATGCGGTGCAGTTGGTCAAGCATCAGCACGACTGCGAGTCGGGCACCAAATTCCAGGGCATGCCCCAGACCCCCTATCGCCGCAAGAACTGGTCGTCGGTGATGTTGTTCAACTGTGGGCGCTGCAGGGCACTCACCCCCCAGGTGGTGAACACGGCCAGCGGTCTGGAGCTGCACCAGTTCCAGTGGCTCGAGGATGACGCAATCGGCGAACTGCCGCCGCAATGGAATGTGCTGGTGGGCGTGCAGGACGTTCCAGAAGACGCCCGCATTCTCCATTACACCCTGGGCGGTCCCTGGTTTGACGACTGCCAGACCATGCCTCGCTCCGAGCTCTGGACGCAGGCCCGC includes:
- a CDS encoding helix-turn-helix transcriptional regulator, yielding MEHLADYFKVFSEPNRLAVLEALRDGPINVTAVVEKTGLSQALVSKHLKLLTIAGVVERRPEGSLVFYDVIDRSVFRFVAQAEKLLLASRRQQLDALSAIV
- the acsF gene encoding magnesium-protoporphyrin IX monomethyl ester (oxidative) cyclase, which encodes MTATTSGAPAAPHLREDLLTPRFYTTEIAKAARTDLEEQRSSFEAMLSEMEADYNRDHFDRRAPLDRLRDLNPEQKTAYESYLVRSCVSEFSGFLLFKELSRQLRDAKRPELSRLFNLMARDEARHAGFLNRALVAEGIEIDLPSLSGKRPITWFPLNWVLYSVYLSEKIGYWRYILIDRHLKAHTENAFAPLFDFFEPWCQDENRHGDIFNMLIRCWPGLNSGLRGSLLSRFFLWSVFLTHSLTVCERGDFYRLLGMDPDRFDAEVMRQTNRTARRAFPRVFDLENSQFLALRDQLVDTFRRLNNSKRDQPGLAGAWTRLGLRLRFGQLLLRQFLQPMQASNEVAA
- a CDS encoding glycosyltransferase, with product MTPTDQCPRVFIGFDPREDVAVNVLTDSMQRHASVPVQIAQIRLSQLRSVYTRPHNPLQSTEFSFSRFLVPWLCGYEGWALFIDADMLCLGDLAELWALRDDRYAVQLVKHQHDCESGTKFQGMPQTPYRRKNWSSVMLFNCGRCRALTPQVVNTASGLELHQFQWLEDDAIGELPPQWNVLVGVQDVPEDARILHYTLGGPWFDDCQTMPRSELWTQAREALNHPLALQASS